In Thauera sedimentorum, a single genomic region encodes these proteins:
- the cobN gene encoding cobaltochelatase subunit CobN — protein MHLLAAQPGGFVEDDSVVTRIAQDPAEIVVLSAADTTLALLAAACPGDGFPAVRLANLLHLRQPASVDLYLDEVLQHARVIVIDHLGGESYWPYGTERVGELARARGIALAMFSGDTSEDLNLLMKGTVEMDDARTLWRYLREGGPANARNFYRFLGARYFGRGEAPEPPRALPNVAVFHPRHDLGSVAAWQDDWTPGAPCVLVLFYRAHLQAGNTAAFAHLCAALAARGLNPLPIALTSLKDALCIDTLRRLAAEHDAALILNTTAFARSALDEPGDHALAGDLPVLQLILSGGNEAVWRADAHGLAPRDIAMHIALPEVDGRIVTRAVSFKGLERRCERTQSDVVQYRAEPGRMAFVAELAQRWCRLRTRPNADKRLALVLANYPTREGRLGNGVGLDTPASVINILRRLADEGYAVDAIPADGDALMAKLKEGVTNDPEHWAVRPARQSLALADYLAFFSTLPAANRAAIVERWGPPEADPMLRAGRFMLAGLRCGRVFVGIQPARGYQLDPSASYHDPDLVPPHHYLAFYCWLREAWRADAIVHVGKHGNLEWLPGKSVALSEQCWPDLVFGPMPHLYPFIVNDPGEGTQAKRRAQAVIIDHLMPPLTRAESYGPTRDLERQVDEYYEALMLDPRRAAELRRQILAHIVRHDLHRDLGLEAPRNAEEEQQLLNRTDTYLCELKEAQIRDGLHVFGASPAGRLRRDTLLALARHPAGDGRDARQGLTRALAADLALGEGFDPLDADWGAPWGGPCPAVLAVRDAGPWRTTGDTRERLELLALDVLKRGLPATPETDWPHTRPVLARIETELAPRLDACGGEELHQLVRGLAGRFVPAGPSGAPTRGRPDVLPTGRNFYSIDTRAVPTQTSWTLGLRSAERLVERYLQEHGDYPRAIGLSVWGTATMRTGGDDIAQAFALIGVRPKWADGSQRVSDFEILPMSLFDRPRIDVTLRVSGFFRDAFANVIRLFDAAVQAVAALDEPEEVNPIRARIEREAAALAADGLDAASARRQAGHRVFGAKPGAYGAGLQGLIDGRNWDDDADLARAYLEWGGHAYGQDDYGSAARDTFARRLAGIELVMHNQDNREHDLLDSDDYYQFHGGMSAAVRHLGGAQPALYFGDHSNPGAPVVRTLEEEISRVVRSRITNPKWIDGVKRHGYKGAFEIAATVDYLFAYDATARVVRDDQYARVTDAYLEDPHTRDFLARHNPDALGEICERLLEAMDRGLWAAPGDYRERVEQHLHAAEQHLEER, from the coding sequence ATGCACCTGCTCGCCGCCCAGCCGGGGGGCTTCGTCGAGGACGATTCGGTGGTCACGCGCATCGCGCAGGACCCGGCCGAGATCGTCGTGCTCAGCGCCGCCGACACCACGCTGGCGCTGCTCGCCGCGGCCTGCCCGGGCGACGGCTTCCCCGCGGTGCGCCTCGCGAACCTGCTGCACCTGCGCCAGCCGGCCTCGGTGGACCTCTACCTGGACGAGGTGCTGCAGCACGCCCGCGTGATCGTCATCGATCACCTGGGCGGCGAGAGCTACTGGCCCTACGGCACCGAGCGGGTCGGCGAGCTCGCCCGCGCGCGCGGCATCGCGCTGGCGATGTTCTCCGGCGACACCAGCGAGGATCTCAACCTGCTGATGAAGGGCACGGTGGAGATGGACGACGCGCGCACGCTGTGGCGGTATCTCCGCGAAGGCGGCCCGGCCAACGCGCGCAACTTCTACCGCTTCCTCGGCGCGCGCTACTTCGGCCGCGGCGAGGCGCCCGAACCGCCGCGCGCGCTGCCCAACGTCGCGGTCTTCCACCCGCGCCACGACCTGGGCAGCGTCGCTGCATGGCAGGACGACTGGACGCCCGGCGCGCCCTGCGTGCTGGTGCTGTTCTACCGCGCCCACCTGCAGGCCGGCAACACCGCCGCCTTCGCCCACCTGTGCGCGGCGCTCGCCGCGCGCGGCCTGAACCCGCTGCCGATCGCGCTCACTTCGCTGAAGGACGCGCTGTGCATCGACACCCTGCGCAGGCTCGCCGCCGAGCACGACGCCGCGCTGATCCTCAACACCACCGCCTTCGCGCGCTCGGCGCTCGACGAGCCGGGCGACCACGCGCTGGCGGGCGACCTGCCGGTGCTGCAGCTCATCCTCTCCGGCGGCAACGAGGCGGTCTGGCGGGCCGACGCCCACGGCCTCGCGCCGCGCGACATCGCCATGCACATCGCGCTGCCCGAGGTGGATGGGCGTATCGTCACCCGCGCAGTGAGCTTCAAGGGCCTGGAGCGCCGCTGCGAGCGCACCCAGAGCGACGTGGTGCAATACCGCGCCGAACCCGGGCGCATGGCCTTCGTCGCCGAGCTCGCGCAGCGCTGGTGCCGCCTGCGCACGCGGCCCAACGCGGACAAGCGCCTCGCGCTGGTGCTGGCCAACTACCCGACCCGCGAAGGCCGGCTGGGCAACGGCGTGGGCCTCGACACCCCGGCCTCGGTGATCAACATCCTGCGCCGGCTGGCCGACGAGGGCTACGCGGTGGACGCCATCCCGGCTGACGGCGACGCGCTGATGGCGAAGCTCAAGGAAGGCGTCACCAACGACCCCGAGCACTGGGCGGTGCGCCCGGCGCGCCAGAGCCTGGCGCTGGCCGACTACCTCGCCTTCTTTTCCACCCTGCCGGCCGCCAACCGCGCCGCCATCGTCGAGCGCTGGGGCCCGCCCGAGGCCGACCCGATGCTGCGCGCCGGGCGCTTCATGCTCGCCGGCCTGCGCTGCGGCCGGGTCTTCGTCGGCATCCAGCCGGCGCGCGGCTACCAGCTCGACCCCTCGGCGAGCTACCACGACCCCGACCTGGTGCCGCCCCACCATTACCTCGCCTTCTACTGCTGGCTGCGCGAGGCCTGGCGCGCGGACGCCATCGTGCATGTCGGCAAGCACGGCAACCTGGAATGGCTGCCGGGCAAGAGCGTGGCGCTCTCCGAACAATGCTGGCCGGATCTGGTCTTCGGCCCCATGCCGCATCTCTATCCCTTCATCGTCAATGACCCCGGCGAAGGCACCCAGGCCAAGCGCCGCGCCCAGGCGGTGATCATCGACCACCTGATGCCGCCGCTGACCCGCGCCGAGAGCTATGGCCCCACCCGCGATCTGGAACGCCAGGTGGACGAGTACTACGAGGCGCTGATGCTCGACCCGCGCCGCGCCGCCGAGCTGCGTCGCCAGATCCTCGCCCACATCGTGCGCCACGACCTGCACCGCGACCTGGGCCTCGAAGCGCCGCGCAACGCCGAGGAAGAGCAGCAACTGCTCAACCGCACCGACACCTACCTGTGCGAACTGAAGGAAGCGCAGATCCGCGACGGCCTGCACGTGTTCGGCGCCTCGCCCGCCGGGCGCCTGCGCCGCGACACCCTGCTCGCGCTCGCCCGCCACCCGGCGGGCGACGGCCGCGACGCGCGCCAGGGCCTGACCCGCGCGCTGGCCGCCGACCTCGCGCTGGGCGAGGGCTTCGATCCGCTCGATGCCGACTGGGGCGCGCCCTGGGGCGGCCCGTGCCCGGCGGTACTCGCCGTGCGCGACGCCGGCCCCTGGCGCACCACCGGCGACACCCGCGAGCGCCTCGAACTGCTCGCCCTCGACGTGCTGAAGCGCGGCCTGCCCGCCACGCCGGAGACCGACTGGCCGCACACCCGCCCAGTGCTGGCCCGCATCGAAACGGAACTCGCCCCGCGCCTGGACGCCTGCGGCGGCGAGGAACTCCACCAGCTCGTGCGCGGGCTGGCCGGCCGCTTCGTGCCCGCCGGCCCCAGCGGCGCGCCCACCCGCGGCCGCCCCGACGTGCTGCCCACCGGGCGCAACTTCTACTCCATCGACACCCGCGCGGTGCCCACCCAGACCAGCTGGACCCTGGGCCTGCGCTCGGCCGAACGCCTGGTCGAGCGCTACCTGCAGGAGCACGGCGACTACCCGCGCGCCATCGGCCTGTCGGTGTGGGGCACGGCGACCATGCGCACTGGCGGCGACGACATCGCCCAGGCCTTCGCGCTGATCGGCGTGCGCCCCAAGTGGGCCGACGGCAGCCAGCGGGTGAGCGACTTCGAGATCCTGCCGATGTCGCTCTTCGACCGCCCGCGCATCGACGTCACCTTGCGCGTGTCGGGCTTCTTCCGCGACGCCTTCGCCAACGTCATCCGCCTGTTCGACGCAGCGGTGCAGGCGGTGGCCGCGCTCGACGAACCCGAGGAGGTGAACCCGATCCGCGCGCGCATCGAGCGCGAGGCCGCCGCACTCGCCGCCGACGGGCTGGACGCCGCCAGCGCGCGCCGCCAGGCCGGCCACCGGGTGTTCGGCGCCAAGCCCGGGGCCTACGGCGCCGGCCTGCAGGGCCTGATCGACGGGCGCAACTGGGACGACGACGCCGACCTCGCGCGCGCCTACCTCGAGTGGGGCGGCCACGCCTACGGCCAGGACGACTACGGCAGCGCGGCGCGCGACACCTTCGCGCGGCGGCTGGCCGGCATCGAGCTGGTCATGCACAACCAGGACAACCGCGAGCACGACCTGCTCGATTCCGACGACTACTACCAGTTCCACGGCGGCATGAGCGCCGCGGTGCGCCACCTTGGCGGAGCGCAGCCGGCGCTCTACTTCGGCGACCACAGCAACCCCGGCGCGCCGGTGGTCCGCACGCTGGAAGAAGAGATCAGCCGCGTGGTGCGCAGCC
- the cobW gene encoding cobalamin biosynthesis protein CobW: MSTRAKIPATIVTGFLGSGKTTLLRHILANAGGRRIAVIVNEFGELGIDGEILRGCGIGCEEDGREQAGELYELANGCLCCTVQEEFYPVMRELIARRDDIDHILIETSGLALPKPLVQAFNWPEIKNACTVDAVITVVDVPAAAAGQFAANPLAVDAQRRADPNLDHESPLHELFEDQLSAADLVILSKTDLADDAARAAVEALVREELPPEVKLVASEQGRVDLDLILGLEAAAEDNIHLRASHHDHEEGEDHDHDHDAFQSISVELPVVDRERLLAILHELVQAHTLYRIKGFVALADKPMRLVVHGVGRRFDSYFDRRWRADEARRTHLVLIGQDLDAAALASALQGAALAEAA; this comes from the coding sequence ATGTCCACCCGAGCCAAGATCCCCGCCACCATCGTCACCGGCTTCCTCGGCAGCGGCAAGACCACGCTGCTGCGCCACATCCTCGCCAATGCCGGCGGGCGGCGCATCGCGGTGATCGTCAACGAGTTCGGCGAACTCGGTATCGACGGCGAGATCCTGCGCGGCTGCGGCATCGGCTGCGAAGAGGACGGCCGGGAACAGGCCGGCGAGCTCTACGAGCTGGCCAACGGCTGCCTGTGCTGCACGGTGCAGGAGGAGTTCTACCCGGTGATGCGCGAGCTGATCGCGCGCCGCGACGACATCGACCACATCCTCATCGAGACCTCCGGTCTGGCGCTGCCCAAGCCGCTGGTGCAGGCCTTCAACTGGCCGGAGATCAAGAACGCGTGCACCGTGGATGCGGTGATCACCGTGGTGGACGTGCCCGCCGCCGCGGCCGGCCAGTTCGCCGCCAACCCGCTGGCGGTCGACGCCCAGCGCCGCGCCGACCCCAACCTGGACCACGAGTCGCCGCTGCACGAGCTGTTCGAGGACCAGCTCTCCGCCGCCGACCTGGTGATCCTGTCCAAGACCGACCTCGCCGACGACGCGGCGCGCGCCGCGGTCGAAGCGCTGGTGCGCGAGGAGCTGCCGCCCGAGGTCAAGCTGGTGGCGAGCGAGCAGGGCCGTGTCGACCTCGATCTCATCCTCGGCCTGGAAGCCGCCGCCGAGGACAACATCCACCTGCGCGCCAGCCACCACGACCACGAAGAAGGCGAGGACCACGACCACGATCACGACGCGTTCCAGTCGATCTCGGTCGAGCTGCCGGTGGTCGATCGCGAGCGCCTGCTCGCCATCCTCCACGAGCTGGTGCAGGCCCACACCCTGTACCGCATCAAGGGCTTCGTCGCCCTCGCCGACAAGCCGATGCGCCTGGTGGTGCATGGCGTCGGCCGCCGCTTCGATAGCTACTTCGACCGCCGCTGGCGTGCCGACGAGGCGCGCCGCACCCACTTGGTGCTGATCGGCCAGGACCTGGACGCCGCCGCGCTCGCCAGCGCGCTGCAGGGCGCGGCGCTGGCCGAGGCCGCCTGA
- a CDS encoding DUF1636 domain-containing protein has product MSATLIVCATCGYDAAAPDGERPGERFARQLEARLAARPAPALRLERTACLMACKRHCTVALRAPGKYAYVLGDFAPDAAAADALLDYAAGYQAAERGVVPFKQWPEGVKGHFVARVPPPGDDL; this is encoded by the coding sequence ATGAGCGCCACGCTGATCGTGTGCGCCACCTGCGGCTACGACGCCGCCGCGCCCGACGGCGAGCGCCCGGGCGAGCGCTTCGCGCGCCAGCTCGAAGCCCGCCTCGCCGCGCGCCCCGCGCCCGCGCTGCGGCTCGAACGCACCGCCTGCCTGATGGCCTGCAAGCGCCACTGCACCGTCGCCCTGCGTGCGCCCGGCAAGTACGCCTACGTGTTGGGCGACTTCGCCCCGGACGCGGCCGCGGCCGACGCGCTGCTCGACTACGCCGCCGGCTACCAGGCCGCCGAGCGCGGCGTGGTGCCTTTCAAACAATGGCCCGAGGGCGTCAAGGGCCACTTCGTCGCCCGCGTGCCGCCGCCGGGCGACGACCTGTAA
- a CDS encoding ABC transporter ATP-binding protein: protein MTLLEADAITLRRGAATLVDGVSLAIARGELFGLIGPNGAGKSSLLRALAQLVPHEGEARLAGTALARLSPQARATRLAYLAQGDQAAWPLTVRDFVALGRLPHGRNDAAGRAAVDAALAHMHLDALAERRLDRLSGGERALARLARALAVEAPLLLADEPVAALDPYHQLSVMELLRRQCALGRSIVVVLHDLTLASRFCDRVLLMHAGRAVACGEPRRVLTPANLQRVYQVQAMHGEHEAQAYVLPWRCRPEPDPALQAEAAR, encoded by the coding sequence GTGACCCTGCTCGAAGCCGACGCCATCACCCTGCGCCGCGGCGCCGCGACCCTGGTAGACGGGGTCTCGCTCGCCATCGCGCGCGGCGAGCTGTTCGGCCTGATCGGCCCCAATGGCGCGGGCAAGAGCAGCCTGTTGCGCGCCCTCGCCCAGCTCGTCCCGCACGAGGGCGAGGCGCGTCTTGCCGGCACCGCGCTCGCCCGCCTGTCGCCCCAGGCGCGCGCCACCCGGCTCGCCTACCTGGCCCAGGGCGACCAGGCCGCGTGGCCGCTCACGGTGCGCGACTTCGTCGCGCTGGGCCGCCTGCCCCACGGCCGCAATGACGCTGCCGGCCGCGCGGCGGTGGACGCGGCGCTGGCCCACATGCATCTCGACGCCCTGGCCGAGCGCCGCCTCGACCGCCTCTCCGGCGGCGAGCGCGCCCTCGCCCGCCTGGCCCGCGCGCTGGCGGTGGAAGCGCCGCTGCTGCTCGCCGACGAGCCGGTCGCCGCGCTCGACCCCTACCACCAGCTCAGCGTCATGGAGCTGCTGCGCCGCCAGTGCGCGCTCGGCCGCAGCATCGTCGTGGTGCTGCACGACCTCACCCTCGCCAGCCGCTTCTGCGACCGCGTGCTGCTGATGCACGCCGGCCGCGCGGTGGCCTGCGGCGAACCGCGCCGGGTGCTCACCCCGGCCAACCTGCAGCGCGTCTACCAGGTGCAGGCCATGCACGGCGAGCACGAGGCGCAGGCCTACGTCCTGCCCTGGCGCTGCCGCCCCGAGCCCGACCCCGCGCTGCAAGCGGAGGCGGCCCGATGA
- a CDS encoding FecCD family ABC transporter permease: protein MSSARLNGALLAALALLALASLAIGPVPLGLADIAGALLPGGDTVADELLQRRHTIVAEIRLPRVLLAILVGASLGMAGAALQGLLRNPLAEPGLLGVSASASLGAVLCLYFGFAAINIWLLPAAAMGCAALATAVLYLVARRGAGNLTLILAGVALSSLAAALTSLAINLAPNPTDVQDIVLWLLGSLADRSFDEIRLALPFVLTGLALLLSCARSLDALTLGEDEAASLGVSLARLRARVVLGTALCVGASVAVTGAIGFVGLVVPHMLRRAVGYHPARLLVASALGGALLLLAADVVLRLVSGGFELMLGVVTALIGAPFFLALVLRERIGAQP from the coding sequence ATGAGCAGCGCCCGCTTGAACGGCGCCCTGCTCGCCGCGCTGGCGCTGCTCGCGCTGGCCTCGCTCGCCATCGGCCCGGTGCCGCTCGGCCTCGCCGACATCGCCGGCGCCCTGCTGCCGGGCGGCGACACGGTCGCCGACGAACTGCTGCAGCGCCGTCACACCATCGTCGCCGAGATCCGCCTGCCGCGCGTGCTGCTCGCCATCCTGGTCGGCGCCTCGCTGGGCATGGCCGGCGCCGCGCTGCAGGGCCTGCTGCGCAATCCGCTCGCCGAGCCCGGCCTGCTGGGAGTGAGCGCCAGCGCCAGCCTGGGCGCGGTGCTGTGCCTGTACTTCGGCTTCGCCGCGATCAACATCTGGCTGCTGCCGGCCGCGGCGATGGGCTGCGCCGCGCTCGCCACCGCGGTGCTCTACCTGGTCGCGCGCCGCGGCGCGGGCAACCTCACGCTGATCCTCGCCGGGGTCGCGCTGTCCTCGCTCGCCGCCGCGCTCACTTCGCTGGCGATCAACCTCGCCCCCAACCCCACCGACGTGCAGGACATCGTGCTGTGGCTGCTCGGCTCGCTGGCCGACCGCAGCTTCGACGAAATCCGCCTGGCACTGCCCTTCGTGCTCACCGGCCTCGCCCTGCTGCTGTCCTGCGCGCGCTCGCTCGACGCCCTGACGCTGGGCGAGGACGAGGCCGCCAGCCTGGGCGTGAGCCTCGCCCGCCTGCGCGCGCGGGTGGTGCTCGGCACCGCCCTGTGCGTGGGCGCCAGCGTCGCCGTGACCGGGGCGATCGGCTTCGTCGGCCTGGTGGTGCCGCACATGCTGCGCCGCGCGGTGGGCTACCACCCAGCGCGCCTGCTGGTCGCCAGCGCGCTGGGCGGCGCGCTGCTGCTGCTCGCCGCCGACGTGGTGCTGCGCCTGGTGAGCGGCGGCTTCGAGTTGATGCTGGGCGTGGTCACGGCGCTGATCGGCGCGCCTTTCTTTCTCGCGCTGGTGCTGCGCGAGCGCATCGGAGCGCAGCCGTGA